In Salmo salar chromosome ssa15, Ssal_v3.1, whole genome shotgun sequence, one genomic interval encodes:
- the LOC106572191 gene encoding angiopoietin-related protein 7 codes for MVKMSLRTVALSVTLLLVLTEALVQNPRKRLAPPKPPKAQCCDEVRSLKVQVANLTSLLEELNRKQEADLMNVVRQMMELDKQNRQQEARVTEAESKYSEINNRVEIMQLQAVESAIQTSSDAVYDCASLYTKNYKISGEYKLPADDFLNTSEISVFCDMESNGGGWTIIQRRKVGLTSFNRDWKQYKNGFGTIRGDFWLGNDNVFRMTRQPSTLRIEMEDWEGQTRFAEYSYFTVKNELNSYKLFIANYSGNAGDSLRYHNNTNFSTKGKDNDKCVDDCASLRKGGYWYNCCTDSNLNGVFYRYGDHIKNSDGITWYGWHGPNYSLKRVEMKIRPQNFQP; via the exons ATGGTTAAGATGTCTTTGCGGACAGTGGCTCTGAGTGTCACCCTGCTGCTGGTGCTGACAGAAGCGTTGGTGCAGAACCCAAGGAAGAGGCTGGCGCCACCCAAGCCTCCAAAGGCGCAGTGCTGCGATGAGGTGCGCTCCCTGAAGGTACAGGTGGCCAACCTAACCAGCCTCCTGGAGGAGCTGAACCGCAAGCAGGAGGCAGACTTGATGAACGTAGTTCGGCAGATGATGGAGCTGGACAAGCAGAACCGGCAGCAGGAGGCCCGCGTCACAGAGGCCGAGAGCAAGTATTCCGAGATCAACAACCGGGTGGAGATCATGCAGCTACAAGCCGTCGAGTCGGCCATTCAGACCTCGTCAG ATGCCGTCTACGACTGTGCATCGCTGTACACTAAGAACTACAAGATCTCGGGGGAGTACAAACTGCCTGCAGATGACTTCCTGAATACCTCTGAGATCAGT GTATTCTGTGACATGGAAAGCAATGGTGGTGGATGGACAATCATCCAGAGACGCAAGGTGGGACTGACCTCCTTCAACCGCGACTGGAAACAGTACAAGAACGGCTTTGGCACCATCCGCGGAGACTTCTGGCTGGGCAATGACAACGTCTTCCGTATGACAAGGCAGCCCAGCACACTGAGGATAGAGATGGAG GACTGGGAAGGCCAGACCCGCTTTGCAGAGTACAGCTACTTCACAGTGAAAAACGAGTTGAACAGCTACAAACTCTTCATCGCCAACTATAGTGGAAACGCTGGGGACTCTCTGCGTTACCACAACAACACCAACTTCAGCACCAAGGGCAAGGACAACGACAAATGTGTGGACGACTGTGCTTCACTACGCAAAG GTGGTTACTGGTACAACTGTTGTACTGACTCCAACCTGAACGGCGTGTTCTATCGCTATGGCGACCACATCAAGAACTCAGATGGAATCACTTGGTACGGCTGGCACGGGCCCAACTACTCCCTGAAGAGGGTGGAGATGAAGATCCGGCCACAGAATTTTCAACCATAA